A portion of the Candidatus Poribacteria bacterium genome contains these proteins:
- a CDS encoding SDR family NAD(P)-dependent oxidoreductase, translated as MRLKGQVCIITGGGSGIGRGAALEMAQEGATVIIIGRTESKLTDVKAEVEAAGGKAASYALDVADYDAVERMAADVLDNFGRIDVLVNNAGHSSHHRRLLNTTPEEMRSVIDSNLIGTFFCTKAVVPAMLEAKSGTIINISSLAAVTPGPFSGFAYGAAKAAVINFTEFLNADLRNTGIRASVVVPGEVATPILDKRPIPPDADARATMVDVDETSAAIMLIATLPQRSNIPELVIRPTMHRNMTGEIVELDN; from the coding sequence ATGCGTTTAAAAGGACAGGTTTGTATCATCACAGGGGGTGGAAGCGGTATTGGCCGCGGTGCTGCCCTCGAAATGGCACAAGAGGGAGCGACGGTTATAATTATCGGTAGAACGGAATCGAAATTGACAGATGTTAAAGCCGAGGTTGAAGCAGCAGGCGGAAAAGCCGCAAGTTACGCGCTTGATGTCGCTGACTACGATGCTGTCGAGCGGATGGCTGCCGATGTGCTTGATAACTTTGGACGGATTGATGTGCTTGTGAACAACGCTGGACACAGTTCGCATCATCGGCGGCTCCTCAACACGACCCCTGAAGAGATGCGATCGGTTATTGATTCCAATCTGATTGGCACGTTTTTCTGTACGAAAGCGGTTGTGCCAGCAATGCTGGAAGCGAAATCGGGAACGATTATCAATATCTCATCGCTTGCGGCGGTCACGCCGGGTCCGTTTAGTGGTTTTGCTTACGGCGCAGCGAAGGCAGCGGTCATCAACTTCACCGAGTTCCTCAACGCCGATTTAAGAAACACAGGTATCCGGGCAAGTGTCGTCGTTCCGGGTGAGGTGGCAACGCCGATTCTGGACAAACGTCCGATTCCACCGGACGCTGACGCTCGCGCAACGATGGTAGATGTCGACGAAACCTCAGCGGCAATAATGCTTATCGCGACGCTGCCGCAGCGGAGCAACATTCCAGAGTTGGTCATTCGCCCGACAATGCATCGCAATATGACAGGCGAAATCGTCGAATTGGATAATTGA
- a CDS encoding DUF3179 domain-containing protein: protein MKNYTFILILLLATTACATAADYRDDAIRTLLPFDAIPAISDPQFVSASEAKLDADAPVIGVTFNDESHAYSLYLLNGHEIVNDIVGGQKIATTWUPLCKTAIVYSRELDGKIYTFGVSGKLWRDALLMYDHQTRSLWSHITGEAIQGPLKGKRLKSLASMPQIAWKTWQFNYPETRVLSVPTRVGMQESRSQDVYADYHASQRAGVSGMKYTDNRLPNKSLVIGVQVPAKDDTTQFRAYPLTHFAETAVINDTLGEVPLLIFHDKASFATAVFVRKVGEDVRTFNLQDQHFVEDNTGTRWNLITGETASGKEKGTRLKRLPAVNIYWFAWARYYPQTTIYR from the coding sequence ATGAAAAACTACACATTCATCCTCATACTACTACTCGCTACCACTGCCTGCGCAACCGCTGCAGACTATAGGGACGACGCAATCCGAACGCTACTACCCTTCGATGCTATTCCCGCCATCAGCGACCCACAATTTGTGTCAGCAAGTGAAGCAAAATTAGACGCGGATGCCCCCGTCATCGGCGTAACCTTTAACGATGAAAGCCATGCCTATTCGCTCTATCTGCTAAATGGACACGAGATCGTCAACGACATTGTGGGTGGACAGAAAATTGCAACGACGTGGTGACCGCTTTGTAAAACGGCCATCGTGTATAGCCGAGAACTTGACGGTAAGATTTATACTTTCGGGGTGAGTGGCAAATTGTGGCGGGACGCGCTGTTGATGTATGACCATCAGACCCGTTCCCTCTGGTCGCATATCACTGGGGAGGCGATACAGGGACCGCTCAAAGGCAAGCGGCTGAAGTCCCTCGCCTCCATGCCACAGATCGCATGGAAAACATGGCAATTCAATTATCCAGAGACACGGGTATTGTCTGTGCCTACCAGAGTTGGCATGCAAGAGAGTAGAAGCCAAGATGTCTATGCGGACTACCACGCCAGTCAGCGTGCCGGTGTCAGTGGGATGAAATATACCGATAACAGACTGCCGAATAAATCCCTCGTGATCGGCGTTCAGGTGCCAGCGAAGGACGACACCACACAGTTCCGTGCCTATCCGTTGACACATTTCGCCGAAACCGCTGTCATCAACGATACGCTTGGCGAGGTACCGCTGTTGATTTTCCACGACAAAGCGTCGTTTGCAACGGCAGTTTTTGTCCGGAAAGTTGGGGAGGACGTGCGAACCTTCAACCTTCAAGACCAACACTTCGTAGAGGACAATACAGGAACACGCTGGAATCTCATTACAGGGGAGACGGCATCCGGTAAAGAGAAAGGCACGCGTTTGAAACGGCTGCCTGCTGTCAACATCTATTGGTTCGCGTGGGCGCGGTACTATCCCCAAACAACGATCTACCGATAG
- a CDS encoding toll/interleukin-1 receptor domain-containing protein, producing the protein MEPPTVFASYSHDSDEHKQWVLKLSTQLIENGVNVILDQWELGAGDDITLFMEKGVKGSDRVLVICTDAYVRKANAGEGGVGYERLIVTAQLAQDLGTKKFIPIIRQSSNEERTPTFLATRKYIDFEDDDEFDEKFDELLHEIHDVLIIPKPRLGRNPLSNLPSKPEASSHNLPDIPEKVESVTHAYESAFDLVRANDALGWARLVRRVRPNAFKSLVIWRQKELDKQQPESIEQRYQAVDKAVDIVAPLISMALVGVESCNQHFNDQEYLLDDLLNIRNRDGWDPSGYTSWIDIPDALGYVYHSLHGSLCIMTDQIVLALGLARVKTRRIIDSRFVGSVWEHSELMGWSKSLGGKCTDNWKFLVNAYKRWKWLDLIFEDEVTYQTSLTAYYLALHIHELAVEINSGREVSPRGHHFSVPIDFLTEKNEVKQRAISLLLRNPALPELWTCLNVTQDQMKDSWDDWIHSCGRWLMGVYKNHWYGFDPMPHENFFDNL; encoded by the coding sequence ATGGAACCACCAACAGTATTTGCCTCATATTCTCACGATTCTGATGAACACAAACAATGGGTGTTAAAACTTAGTACCCAACTAATTGAAAATGGAGTTAACGTAATACTCGACCAATGGGAGTTAGGGGCTGGTGATGACATAACATTGTTCATGGAAAAAGGAGTTAAAGGTTCTGATAGAGTTCTTGTGATATGCACAGATGCCTATGTAAGAAAAGCGAATGCAGGTGAGGGAGGCGTAGGATACGAAAGGCTTATAGTCACGGCTCAACTTGCCCAAGATTTAGGAACCAAAAAGTTTATTCCTATAATTCGTCAATCGTCAAATGAAGAGAGAACACCAACTTTCTTAGCAACGAGAAAGTATATTGATTTTGAGGATGACGACGAATTTGATGAGAAGTTCGATGAATTGCTTCATGAAATCCACGATGTGTTGATTATCCCAAAACCACGTCTGGGCAGGAATCCACTTTCCAATCTCCCTTCCAAACCTGAAGCCTCAAGTCATAATCTCCCCGATATTCCTGAAAAAGTTGAATCCGTTACCCATGCTTATGAATCCGCATTTGATCTTGTCAGAGCAAATGATGCTTTAGGTTGGGCACGACTCGTCAGACGAGTTCGCCCGAATGCTTTCAAGTCGTTAGTGATATGGCGACAAAAGGAGTTAGATAAGCAACAACCAGAGAGTATAGAACAGAGATATCAAGCAGTAGATAAAGCTGTTGATATTGTCGCTCCTTTAATTTCTATGGCTCTTGTCGGAGTCGAATCGTGTAATCAGCACTTCAACGATCAAGAATATTTGCTTGATGATTTGTTGAATATAAGAAATAGGGATGGATGGGATCCCTCTGGTTATACCTCTTGGATTGACATTCCTGATGCACTCGGATATGTATATCATAGTCTACACGGAAGTCTGTGTATTATGACAGATCAAATTGTGCTTGCCCTCGGTTTAGCACGAGTAAAAACCCGTAGAATCATTGATTCACGATTCGTCGGCAGTGTCTGGGAACATAGTGAACTTATGGGTTGGTCTAAATCGCTTGGTGGAAAATGCACAGATAATTGGAAATTTTTGGTAAATGCTTACAAAAGATGGAAATGGCTCGACCTTATATTTGAAGATGAGGTAACCTATCAGACTTCCCTCACTGCATACTATTTGGCACTGCATATTCATGAATTGGCGGTTGAAATCAATTCGGGGAGAGAAGTATCACCAAGGGGGCATCATTTTAGCGTACCTATAGATTTTTTAACTGAGAAAAACGAAGTAAAACAACGTGCTATTTCGCTACTACTTCGCAATCCAGCACTACCTGAATTGTGGACATGCTTGAATGTAACACAAGACCAAATGAAAGACTCATGGGATGATTGGATTCACAGTTGTGGAAGGTGGTTAATGGGTGTTTATAAAAATCATTGGTATGGGTTTGATCCAATGCCTCATGAGAACTTTTTTGATAATTTGTAG
- a CDS encoding M42 family metallopeptidase, with product MSKTSIELLKSLTQADGIPGYEGEVRDVFREVVSGVGPIETDKLGGIFCTRAGSTEHPRILLDSHLDEIGFVVQNVTDNGFVKFLPLGGWWAHTLLAQRVTITTKLGKVPGVVGSTPPHLLSGSRDKVLDMKDLFIDIGAESEEQAAEEYGVLPGCPIAPYGPFTRMKNEKLLAAKAFDNRVGVAVVIESLLGLDEHPNTVIGAGSVQEEVGLRGAKTMVASVEPDLAIVLEGPPADDTPGLSVGNSQGKLGGGVQIRIIDSSMIVNPKLADYVIETAKRHEIPYQLGVRQSGGTDGGAIHQFGRGVPSVVLGVPSRYIHSHVAIINIDDYTAALDLTKHLVREIDASVLEGFLFG from the coding sequence ATGAGTAAAACTTCAATTGAACTGCTCAAATCATTAACACAAGCGGACGGAATCCCGGGTTACGAAGGCGAGGTGCGAGACGTTTTCCGCGAGGTTGTCTCCGGTGTTGGTCCAATTGAGACTGACAAATTAGGGGGTATCTTCTGTACGCGCGCTGGCAGTACTGAACATCCTCGGATATTGCTTGATTCGCATTTAGACGAGATCGGTTTTGTTGTGCAAAATGTCACGGATAACGGGTTCGTCAAGTTTCTGCCGCTCGGTGGATGGTGGGCGCACACACTTTTAGCGCAACGGGTCACGATCACGACGAAGTTAGGAAAAGTACCGGGAGTGGTCGGCTCTACACCCCCTCATTTGCTCTCAGGGTCACGTGACAAGGTCTTAGATATGAAAGACCTTTTCATTGACATCGGGGCGGAAAGTGAGGAACAGGCGGCAGAAGAGTATGGTGTATTACCCGGGTGTCCAATCGCTCCTTACGGTCCCTTTACGCGAATGAAAAATGAGAAATTACTTGCTGCGAAAGCGTTTGATAATCGTGTCGGTGTTGCGGTTGTAATTGAATCGCTTTTAGGACTTGATGAACATCCGAACACTGTCATCGGCGCGGGAAGCGTTCAAGAGGAGGTAGGATTGCGAGGTGCTAAGACAATGGTCGCCAGTGTGGAACCCGATCTCGCTATTGTGCTTGAAGGACCCCCTGCTGACGATACCCCAGGATTAAGCGTCGGAAATTCACAAGGGAAACTTGGCGGCGGTGTACAAATTCGGATCATTGATTCTTCAATGATCGTCAATCCAAAATTGGCAGATTATGTGATTGAAACGGCGAAACGACACGAGATACCGTATCAACTTGGCGTGCGTCAATCTGGTGGGACGGATGGCGGCGCAATTCATCAATTCGGTAGAGGGGTGCCGTCCGTTGTGCTCGGCGTGCCGTCGCGTTACATCCATAGCCATGTCGCAATTATTAACATTGACGACTACACCGCAGCGTTGGATTTGACGAAACATCTCGTACGTGAAATTGATGCATCCGTTTTGGAAGGGTTTCTGTTCGGTTAA
- a CDS encoding aldo/keto reductase, translating into MEMRTCGKSGIEISSMGIGCWSYGGGDYWGPQAQSDVTAVANAALDAGINFFDTAEGYNDGRSEEALAVALEGRRHEAVIGTKVSRPDPATIREHCEASLQRLQTDCVDIYMIHWPDDEIAIKESMAELTRLQEDGLIRAIGVSNFGVEQLTAALDTGASIAVNQLCYNLLSRAIEPELLPLCRKHNVGILGYMPLLQGILTGQYKRAEEIPPVHSRFRHFRDDRAQASHGEEGAEEEMFETLESIRKIADAEQVPMARLAIAWAMARPGITCMLVGTRNINELQENLNVIEYTPSADVIDRLDTVTAPLLEKMGANPDYFTGARIH; encoded by the coding sequence ATGGAGATGCGGACGTGCGGAAAATCTGGAATTGAAATCTCATCGATGGGCATTGGATGCTGGTCCTATGGCGGTGGTGATTATTGGGGACCACAAGCGCAATCGGATGTTACCGCTGTTGCGAACGCCGCATTGGATGCTGGCATCAATTTTTTCGATACAGCGGAAGGATATAACGACGGACGGAGTGAGGAAGCACTTGCTGTGGCACTGGAGGGCAGACGACACGAAGCAGTCATCGGCACAAAGGTAAGCCGACCGGATCCGGCTACAATCCGTGAACATTGCGAGGCGAGTCTCCAACGATTGCAAACGGATTGCGTTGACATCTATATGATTCACTGGCCCGACGACGAGATTGCTATCAAAGAAAGCATGGCTGAACTGACGCGCTTACAGGAAGATGGACTTATCCGTGCTATCGGTGTAAGCAACTTCGGGGTGGAACAACTTACAGCAGCACTTGATACAGGCGCGTCTATTGCTGTGAATCAACTCTGTTATAACCTCTTGTCGCGAGCAATAGAGCCTGAGTTGCTTCCGCTGTGTCGCAAGCATAACGTCGGCATCTTGGGGTATATGCCATTGTTGCAGGGAATCTTGACTGGACAGTATAAGAGGGCAGAGGAAATACCCCCAGTGCATTCCCGATTTCGCCATTTTCGAGATGACCGAGCACAGGCTTCACACGGCGAAGAGGGTGCCGAGGAAGAGATGTTTGAGACCTTGGAAAGCATCCGGAAAATTGCGGACGCTGAGCAGGTCCCAATGGCTCGGCTTGCTATTGCTTGGGCGATGGCGAGACCAGGAATTACGTGTATGCTCGTTGGCACCCGAAATATAAATGAACTGCAGGAAAACCTGAACGTTATTGAATACACGCCGTCTGCTGATGTGATTGATAGGCTTGACACGGTGACTGCACCGCTTTTAGAAAAAATGGGAGCAAACCCTGACTATTTCACAGGCGCGCGTATTCATTAA
- a CDS encoding phytanoyl-CoA dioxygenase family protein, with amino-acid sequence MAEQIGIKFNKDFGNPLATAPADITQTNADGKPVVPLTQEQKYLFDKNGWLLVPGVLTESEVEEMRDFCYRLKSDPETIPQHHRSTYGGPLEKLTDHPVVVAFGNEFLASPYLASDTCYGFRMEMSFMALRSTTDDPPFAFGPHNGNGMFRMPGDCHQYQCLPGQAYSGLTRVVWELNPVEKGDGGTMFITGSHKAAYTAPEDAHIQDWEFWDTYSCPAGSVIIFTEAITHSGQPWQNPDTDRVAVFNAYNSIDKRWTRSRPPQALFEEMPPKRQTLFRDAYVKGNVTGTDFDMAL; translated from the coding sequence ATGGCAGAACAGATCGGTATTAAATTCAACAAAGATTTCGGGAATCCGTTGGCAACGGCACCTGCCGATATTACACAGACAAATGCCGACGGTAAACCCGTTGTCCCTTTGACACAAGAACAGAAATATCTCTTCGACAAAAACGGATGGCTCTTGGTGCCGGGTGTACTGACAGAATCGGAGGTCGAGGAGATGCGTGATTTCTGTTACCGTTTAAAAAGCGACCCTGAAACGATTCCGCAACACCATCGCTCGACTTACGGCGGCCCCTTGGAGAAGTTAACAGACCATCCGGTTGTGGTAGCATTCGGAAATGAGTTTCTCGCATCCCCCTATCTCGCCTCGGACACCTGCTACGGCTTCCGTATGGAGATGAGTTTTATGGCGTTGCGTTCTACAACGGACGATCCCCCCTTCGCATTCGGTCCGCATAACGGTAACGGTATGTTCCGGATGCCGGGTGATTGCCACCAATACCAATGTTTACCCGGACAAGCATATAGCGGGTTGACGCGTGTTGTCTGGGAACTTAACCCTGTAGAGAAAGGCGATGGCGGCACGATGTTCATTACGGGCAGCCACAAGGCGGCTTATACTGCACCAGAGGATGCCCACATACAAGACTGGGAATTTTGGGATACCTATTCGTGTCCTGCCGGATCTGTCATTATCTTCACAGAGGCAATTACACATAGCGGACAGCCGTGGCAAAACCCTGATACTGATCGGGTCGCTGTTTTCAACGCTTATAACTCAATAGATAAACGGTGGACCCGGTCCAGACCACCACAAGCCTTATTTGAGGAGATGCCTCCGAAACGCCAGACCCTCTTCCGTGATGCCTATGTAAAAGGCAATGTAACCGGCACAGACTTTGATATGGCATTATAG
- a CDS encoding phytanoyl-CoA dioxygenase family protein, producing the protein MTPKQRYLFDVTGYLHLENVITGDALAEATEAVDRYITTPPDELPPGFEQQGLHQHGFAFDKSLECLTMHTALWPIIKELTDNQPRFGRGSLKHDKHDLWQVGEGVNANPGGLHCARDDYGWYSTRYEVDNGHIYCDNFVCFPYFTDVYPGDGGLIVIPGSHKSEFTRPKELLTVNEEDGIDPIDDPVFINITPKAGDIVIISELLTHGVLRWKPKDRDRRFLVLRYFPQYTGAHSFPQPILDRLSPETLELAESAAYGHIKEIVKQDEITLTV; encoded by the coding sequence ATGACACCGAAACAACGTTATCTGTTTGATGTAACAGGATATCTCCATTTAGAAAATGTCATCACCGGCGATGCGTTAGCGGAAGCCACTGAAGCCGTCGATAGATATATAACAACACCCCCTGACGAACTGCCACCCGGCTTTGAGCAGCAAGGACTCCATCAGCACGGGTTCGCCTTCGATAAATCGCTTGAATGCTTAACGATGCATACAGCACTATGGCCGATTATCAAGGAGTTAACGGACAATCAGCCACGGTTTGGCAGAGGTTCGTTGAAGCATGATAAACACGATTTGTGGCAGGTGGGTGAAGGCGTAAATGCAAACCCGGGTGGACTTCACTGTGCCCGCGATGATTACGGATGGTATAGCACGCGCTACGAAGTTGATAACGGACATATCTACTGCGACAACTTTGTCTGTTTCCCCTATTTTACGGATGTCTATCCGGGTGATGGAGGACTCATCGTAATCCCCGGCTCGCATAAGAGTGAGTTTACGCGACCGAAGGAGCTGCTGACGGTTAACGAAGAGGATGGCATTGATCCGATTGACGATCCTGTTTTCATCAATATTACACCCAAGGCGGGCGATATTGTAATTATTTCAGAGTTGCTAACGCACGGTGTACTGCGCTGGAAGCCGAAGGATCGGGATCGCAGGTTTCTTGTGTTGCGATATTTCCCACAATACACGGGTGCGCATAGTTTCCCGCAGCCTATTCTGGATCGGCTATCTCCAGAGACGTTAGAATTAGCGGAATCTGCCGCGTATGGTCATATCAAAGAGATCGTAAAGCAGGATGAGATTACGTTGACGGTTTAA
- a CDS encoding type II toxin-antitoxin system PemK/MazF family toxin, with amino-acid sequence MPRQNRGEVWLVDLGMVAKVRPCLVISVPALDRDRALVTVVTHTTSARGSRFEIPIKTRFLDTGVFDAQSLVTVSEAKFLRKLGNLQPDQLSEVEGAVRQWLQL; translated from the coding sequence ATGCCGAGACAAAATCGGGGGGAAGTCTGGTTAGTTGATCTCGGAATGGTAGCTAAAGTTAGACCTTGCCTCGTTATCAGTGTACCGGCTCTCGACCGAGATCGCGCACTTGTCACTGTTGTGACACATACAACGAGCGCGCGTGGTTCAAGGTTTGAAATCCCAATAAAAACGAGATTTTTGGATACCGGTGTTTTCGACGCACAAAGTCTGGTCACAGTATCAGAGGCGAAGTTCTTGAGAAAATTGGGGAATCTCCAACCTGATCAGTTATCGGAGGTCGAAGGCGCGGTGCGCCAGTGGCTGCAACTTTAA
- a CDS encoding DUF433 domain-containing protein, which produces MILMNRIIFNPDQCGGHPSIRGMQIRVTDVLDLLANGISFEEVLAEIPDLEAEDIVACLQFAKHEKETTDET; this is translated from the coding sequence ATGATACTTATGAACCGAATTATTTTCAATCCAGATCAGTGTGGCGGACACCCCAGCATTCGAGGCATGCAGATCCGCGTGACAGATGTTTTGGACTTACTTGCTAACGGTATTTCTTTTGAAGAGGTGCTTGCAGAGATACCGGATCTTGAAGCTGAAGATATTGTTGCATGTCTACAGTTCGCCAAACATGAAAAGGAAACTACGGATGAAACATAA
- a CDS encoding tetratricopeptide repeat protein, translating to MKHKNGFLFKRSLTAIVVLLLFGTMNAAPAQTILPAEDIAEKALAATVYLEMKDKTGKTLGIGSGFFVKPNLIATNYHVIEGAARGTAKLVGKSTTYNIEGVTATDKTNDLALLKVTAYSIKPLPLGDGDTVRIGETVYVAGNPKGLEGTFSDGIISSRRDKYTQERLQMTAPISPGSSGGPVLNRKCEVIGISVAVHRALDAQNLNFAIPSKYLKTLLARGGVAKPFGSGNATISADTYFRRGYTMWELGNYAAAVEYFTKAISLHPNDPFTYYNRGVVKGELEQHIAAIEDYDVAIRLKPDFALAYNNRGLAKYRLGQHIAAITDYDIAIGLKPNDAKAYLNRGLAKAALGQHSAAIADYNIGIRLKPNGADAYNNRGVAKGELGQHFAAIEDYNVAIRLKPDYVLAYNNRGLAKAALGQHFAAIEDYDMAIRLEPDYTDAYNNRGVAKAALGQHFAAIEDYDMAIRLEPDYTDAYNNRGNAKAASGQYFASISDYDVAIRLKPNDATAYLNRGNSKFLLGHRWEAKQDWITALRLATQARDADLKANIEKTLQSLE from the coding sequence ATGAAACATAAAAACGGATTTTTATTCAAACGATCCTTAACTGCAATTGTAGTTTTGCTGCTATTTGGCACAATGAATGCCGCACCTGCCCAAACCATCCTACCTGCAGAAGATATTGCTGAAAAAGCATTAGCGGCAACGGTGTATTTGGAGATGAAGGATAAAACCGGGAAAACCTTGGGCATTGGTAGCGGTTTTTTCGTCAAGCCCAATCTAATTGCCACTAATTACCATGTGATTGAAGGCGCAGCACGGGGCACCGCGAAGTTAGTAGGTAAGTCCACCACGTACAATATTGAAGGCGTTACGGCTACTGACAAGACAAACGACCTGGCACTTCTAAAGGTTACTGCTTATAGTATCAAACCACTTCCGCTTGGTGATGGTGATACCGTTCGGATTGGTGAGACAGTTTATGTTGCAGGCAACCCCAAAGGTTTGGAAGGCACGTTCTCAGATGGCATTATCAGCAGTCGCCGAGATAAGTACACGCAAGAACGCTTGCAGATGACTGCGCCGATTTCTCCAGGCAGCAGTGGCGGACCTGTGCTAAACCGTAAGTGTGAAGTTATTGGAATCTCCGTTGCTGTTCACCGCGCCCTGGATGCACAGAATCTCAATTTCGCTATACCGTCAAAATATCTTAAGACACTGCTCGCGCGCGGTGGCGTAGCAAAACCTTTTGGATCGGGCAACGCGACTATATCTGCAGATACATACTTCCGTCGGGGATATACGATGTGGGAACTCGGCAATTATGCTGCTGCTGTTGAATACTTTACCAAAGCTATTAGTCTCCATCCAAATGATCCGTTCACATACTACAATCGTGGAGTTGTGAAAGGTGAATTAGAACAACATATTGCTGCGATTGAGGATTACGATGTCGCTATACGACTAAAACCTGATTTTGCCTTAGCATACAACAATCGGGGCCTCGCGAAGTATCGTTTAGGTCAACACATTGCTGCGATTACGGATTACGACATCGCTATAGGACTAAAACCTAATGATGCAAAAGCATACCTCAATCGGGGCCTCGCGAAGGCAGCTTTAGGTCAACACTCCGCTGCAATTGCGGATTACAACATCGGCATAAGACTAAAACCTAATGGTGCCGACGCATACAACAATCGGGGAGTTGCAAAAGGTGAATTAGGTCAACACTTTGCTGCGATTGAGGATTACAATGTCGCTATACGACTAAAACCTGATTATGTCTTGGCATACAACAACCGGGGCCTCGCGAAGGCAGCTTTAGGTCAACACTTCGCTGCAATTGAGGATTATGACATGGCTATCCGACTTGAACCTGATTATACCGACGCATACAACAATCGGGGAGTTGCGAAGGCAGCTTTAGGTCAACACTTCGCTGCAATTGAGGATTATGACATGGCTATCCGACTTGAACCTGATTACACCGACGCATACAACAATCGGGGAAATGCGAAGGCAGCTTCAGGGCAATACTTCGCTTCTATTTCGGATTACGATGTCGCTATAAGACTAAAACCTAATGATGCAA